The genomic window ACTGGTTTGACAAAATAAACAATTATAATTGTCCGACATGAAGGACAAATGAGCGTTTAATGTACATCAACGATTATGCTGAAAGAGGTCGCGCTCCTATGTGGTGTTTAGGAATGAGAGTCCACCTGCACGCATTTATTGAATCGTGACTATGGATTAGACCAGTCTTCATGAGCCATTGGCATGGTAATTTATGTTTATCGAGCTACATGTTTTTTTCACATAAAAGCACACTAAATTATGTCGAATATTATCAATATGTTTTTTGTCCAATAATCTAAAATTTCacttcttaaaaataaataaatgagataTCTCATATTCAAACTCGCATTTATACAATTGTATATTCTCAAACAACTTTGAACTTTTCAACTGCACTATCTTAACAATacctaaaaaattattaaattgagaCACATGATAAATAAACCTTCATTATATCCATTCAATTAGTATAATACAATTCTATTCTAAATTATCAACAATgagattaattaatatttaaaaatttagctcatggaaacaaaaatatttatttgttcatGGAAACAAATAAAACCTTattcaattaatatatttaaaatatttgtgaCTTTTACAAGCCTGTTGAGCAAGAAAAGAATACTAAACAAGCAAAAGCCCATTGCTCATTCCCAAACCTCAAAGAGTAAAGACCGAAGAGCACTGAAAACCCACAACCGTCTCTGTTAGGTAACTCCGATCTCACTCTCTTTCTCCTTTTTCCGCTTTTTCTTCTATTTCTCAATCCTCCGCCATTTTTATgcagtgataatcgaatctaatCCAAAATGTTTCTCACAAGGTAAAACCCTCACTCTCTCTTTTATCGCACAATTTTTTCATTTCAGGGTTTCTCAATCTTGCTAGATTTCAATTTCATAGATAATCCATGGTCGCCCAAATGTATTAGGGTTTCATTTCTAGGTCTAATTTATTGATATTTTCTGAACGAATTAGGACTGAGTATGACCGAGGAGTCAACACCTTTTCTCCCGAAGGCCGTTTGTTTCAGGTTGAATATGCAATCGAAGCCATCAAGGTGTGCTGTTTGTTTTTCCCCGATCTCGCCTTTCTCTTTTAGGGTTTATAGGTGTTTCTGTTTTTAATGGGTTTTACTTGATTGCAGCTTGGATCCACTGCAATCGGTTTGAAGACCAAAGAGGGTGTTGTCCTTGCAGTTGAAAAGCGTATTACTTCCCCTCTACTGGTCTGTTCTTgttccttttatttaatttagtagAAATTTTATCAATATATAACTGTGTAATTACTATTATCAGTTATGTTCCATGTGGGGAGATTTGGTAGATTAATTTAGTGTAAATTCTGCTTTCAGGAGCCTAGCAGCGTTGAGAAAATTATGGAAATTGATGACCATATTGGTTGTGCAATGAGTGGATTGATTGCTGATGCTCGTACACTTGTTGAGCATGCACGAGTTGAAACTCAGGTACTGTTTGTTAcctttgtatgatattttttgCGATTGGTTGATTGGTTGGCGATTGATGTATTTTGGTTTGTTTATAGAATCATAGGTTCTCTTACGGTGAACCGATGACTGTAGAGTCCACAACTCAAGCTCTTTGTGACCTAGCTTTGCGCT from Vicia villosa cultivar HV-30 ecotype Madison, WI unplaced genomic scaffold, Vvil1.0 ctg.000467F_1_1, whole genome shotgun sequence includes these protein-coding regions:
- the LOC131628596 gene encoding proteasome subunit alpha type-5; this encodes MFLTRTEYDRGVNTFSPEGRLFQVEYAIEAIKLGSTAIGLKTKEGVVLAVEKRITSPLLEPSSVEKIMEIDDHIGCAMSGLIADARTLVEHARVETQNHRFSYGEPMTVESTTQALCDLALRFGEGDEESMSRPFGVSLLIAGHDENGPSLYYTDPSGTFWQCNAKAIGSGSEGADSSLQEQYNKDLSLQEAETIALSILKQVMEEKVTPNNVDIARVAPAYHLYTPSEVEAVISRL